Proteins from one Salaquimonas pukyongi genomic window:
- a CDS encoding biotin--[acetyl-CoA-carboxylase] ligase has translation MSENSTILLPDGFRHLAFDAVQSTNLVCLEQARAGDEGRLWVTAQRQLKGKGSRGRGWVSEAGNLYASLLLQEPAPANALHTLTLVASLAVRDAILAINGAGLARVTLKWPNDVLVNGGKAAGVLLESHVLGGRRHVITGIGINVAHHPVKTLYPATSLRDEGLDVPLSELLQHLAGAMANRLTQWDGGNGMAQIRSDWLAAAQGVGETIEIRMPASGGETKITGIFEGIDEEGFLILRGAGGKRERISVADIFFA, from the coding sequence GTGAGTGAGAATTCCACCATCCTGCTGCCGGACGGCTTTCGTCATTTGGCATTCGATGCGGTGCAATCAACCAATCTGGTCTGTCTTGAACAGGCCCGGGCGGGCGATGAAGGACGCCTTTGGGTTACCGCACAGCGCCAGCTAAAGGGCAAGGGCAGCCGGGGCCGCGGCTGGGTGTCGGAAGCGGGCAATCTTTACGCTTCCCTGTTGCTCCAGGAGCCGGCACCCGCCAATGCGCTGCACACGCTGACGCTGGTTGCAAGCCTTGCCGTGCGCGATGCCATTTTGGCGATCAACGGGGCAGGCCTTGCCCGGGTAACGCTCAAATGGCCCAATGATGTGCTGGTCAATGGCGGCAAGGCCGCCGGCGTGCTGCTGGAAAGCCATGTATTGGGCGGCCGCCGCCATGTGATAACCGGCATCGGCATCAATGTGGCGCATCATCCTGTAAAGACCCTTTATCCGGCGACATCGCTAAGAGATGAAGGCCTGGATGTCCCGCTATCTGAATTGCTGCAGCATCTTGCCGGTGCCATGGCTAACCGTCTGACGCAATGGGATGGCGGGAACGGCATGGCGCAAATCCGTTCCGACTGGCTTGCCGCCGCCCAGGGAGTTGGCGAGACGATCGAAATCAGAATGCCCGCTTCCGGCGGCGAAACGAAGATCACCGGTATATTCGAAGGGATTGATGAAGAGGGCTTCCTCATTCTCCGGGGCGCGGGCGGAAAACGCGAACGCATTTCGGTAGCCGATATATTCTTTGCATGA
- the mce gene encoding methylmalonyl-CoA epimerase, protein MIGKLNHVAIVVPDLAAGTAVYRDSLGAAVSEPQALPEHGVTVVFVELPNTKIELLEVLGENSPVAPFLERNPSGGIHHVCYEVEDIIAARDRLKSEGARVLGDGEPKTGAHGKPVLFLHPKDFCGTLVELEQV, encoded by the coding sequence ATGATCGGCAAACTCAATCACGTGGCGATCGTCGTACCCGATCTTGCGGCGGGAACCGCGGTTTACCGGGACAGCCTGGGCGCTGCAGTCAGCGAACCCCAGGCCTTGCCCGAACACGGGGTAACCGTGGTGTTTGTCGAGCTGCCGAACACCAAGATCGAACTGCTGGAGGTGCTCGGGGAAAACTCTCCCGTGGCACCGTTCCTGGAACGCAATCCTTCCGGCGGCATTCATCATGTGTGCTATGAGGTCGAGGACATCATCGCGGCGCGCGACAGGCTGAAATCGGAAGGCGCAAGGGTGCTGGGCGATGGCGAACCGAAAACCGGCGCCCATGGCAAGCCGGTGCTGTTTCTTCATCCCAAGGATTTCTGCGGCACGCTGGTCGAGTTGGAGCAGGTTTAG
- a CDS encoding DUF1467 family protein: MSVVTWFAYYILFWWVCLFAVLSIGLKTQQEAGEVVPGTEPSAPAKLRIWRILALNTLISGALFLAWFYMTQIMGIGLAEVSELLPKPPSQR; encoded by the coding sequence ATGTCTGTCGTAACCTGGTTTGCCTATTATATTCTGTTTTGGTGGGTGTGCCTGTTCGCCGTGCTTTCCATCGGGCTGAAGACACAGCAGGAAGCCGGCGAAGTGGTGCCGGGGACCGAACCCAGCGCGCCGGCGAAACTGCGCATCTGGCGCATTCTGGCGCTCAACACGCTGATTTCGGGGGCGCTGTTTCTTGCCTGGTTCTACATGACACAGATCATGGGGATCGGGCTTGCGGAAGTCTCCGAGCTTCTGCCCAAGCCGCCGTCCCAGCGCTGA
- a CDS encoding lipoprotein-releasing ABC transporter permease subunit, which produces MTAQMQPLLGERLEAPGKTGPFSAFEWMLAGRYLRSRRRETFISVISGFSFVGITLGVATLIIVMAVMNGFRAELLDRILGLNGHLIVSPVDGELTDYAAVADRLNGVEGVKLAVPLVEGQALVSSGQGGSGALVRGVREADIKRIESIAGTIRAGSLDGFDAGEGIAIGIRMANQLGLTVGDLLTLISPEGDVTPFGTTPRVKAYPVNAIFEVGMSEYDSTFVFMPLPEAQLYFNSEGTVSVIELFVEHPDEVQSMRQAVEQAAARPLFLTDWTQRNATFFSALQVERNVMFFILTLIVLVAALNIISGLFMLVKDKGRDIAILRTMGATRGAIMRVFFLTGAAIGVFGTIAGVILGIVVCLNVESIRQFFSWLSGTTLFNPELYFLSQLPAKMDPWETTMVIAMALTLSFLATLFPAWRAARLDPVEALRYE; this is translated from the coding sequence ATGACGGCGCAAATGCAGCCATTGCTGGGCGAGCGGCTGGAGGCGCCCGGAAAGACAGGGCCGTTCTCCGCCTTCGAATGGATGCTTGCCGGGCGCTATCTGCGCTCCAGGCGCCGGGAGACCTTCATTTCCGTCATTTCCGGCTTTTCCTTTGTCGGCATAACGCTTGGGGTTGCCACACTAATCATCGTCATGGCGGTGATGAACGGATTCAGGGCCGAACTGCTTGACCGCATATTGGGGCTTAACGGGCATCTGATTGTCTCCCCCGTCGATGGCGAACTGACCGACTACGCAGCGGTTGCAGACCGGCTGAACGGCGTTGAGGGGGTCAAGCTCGCCGTGCCGCTGGTCGAGGGGCAGGCGCTGGTTTCCAGCGGGCAGGGAGGCTCCGGCGCGCTGGTGCGCGGGGTTCGCGAAGCCGACATCAAGCGCATCGAGTCGATTGCCGGAACGATACGGGCCGGGTCCCTGGACGGTTTTGATGCCGGAGAGGGGATTGCCATTGGAATCCGCATGGCAAACCAGCTCGGGCTGACAGTGGGCGATTTGCTGACGCTGATATCGCCGGAAGGCGATGTTACCCCGTTCGGCACCACACCGAGGGTCAAGGCCTATCCGGTCAATGCGATTTTCGAAGTCGGCATGAGCGAATATGATTCCACCTTCGTGTTCATGCCGTTGCCGGAAGCCCAGCTTTACTTCAACAGCGAAGGCACGGTGAGCGTCATCGAGCTCTTTGTCGAGCATCCGGACGAAGTGCAGTCGATGCGCCAGGCGGTGGAACAGGCCGCAGCCCGCCCGCTCTTCCTTACCGACTGGACCCAGCGCAATGCGACCTTTTTCTCCGCCCTTCAGGTGGAGCGCAATGTGATGTTCTTCATTTTAACGCTGATCGTGCTGGTCGCAGCGCTCAACATCATTTCCGGCCTGTTCATGCTGGTAAAGGACAAGGGGCGGGATATCGCCATTTTGCGCACCATGGGGGCAACGCGGGGCGCCATCATGCGGGTCTTTTTCCTGACGGGGGCGGCAATCGGTGTTTTCGGCACGATTGCCGGGGTCATTCTCGGCATCGTGGTGTGTCTCAACGTTGAATCGATCCGGCAGTTCTTTTCCTGGCTGTCGGGAACAACGCTGTTCAATCCGGAACTCTACTTTCTCAGCCAGTTGCCGGCGAAGATGGATCCCTGGGAGACCACCATGGTGATCGCCATGGCGCTGACACTGTCGTTCCTGGCAACGCTGTTTCCGGCATGGCGGGCAGCCCGGCTCGATCCTGTCGAAGCCCTGCGCTACGAATAG
- a CDS encoding ribonuclease J — protein sequence MENAELVFVPLGGVGEIGMNLALYGYGPEDDREWIMVDCGVTFPGPNLPGVDLILPDITFAQELGDALKAIVITHAHEDHYGALIALWPLLRKRIWATPFTAGMLEAKLQSDRIDEDIPVEVYRAGDRFTAGPFEIEAVHVTHSIPEPVSLAMKCPLGKVIHTGDWKIDPDPTLGADTDAASFQRLGKEGVLAIICDSTNAMREGMSPTETEVSASIAKVIEKARGRVAVTTFSSNVGRIRSIAQAAESVGRRVMLMGRSIKRVSEVADDLGYLDGLQPFLDEDEFSMVDRNKLVIICTGSQGEERAAMGKLARDDHPRVHLSAGDTVIYSSRVIPGNLKSILDVQNMLADRGIEIINDGDELVHVSGHPRRNELKQMYDWVKPQIAVPVHGEALHLNAHANLAAEVGVPEVAPVRNGDMLRLAPGPAEITGQVTFGRIYKDGNLIGGEEEIGVQERRKLGYAGLVACSVVIDRNGRLADEIDISVYGLPDVTAAGDPFEDVLYDAANGAAESIPPKRRKDPRVVEEAVYKAIRATARYHWGKKPVVTVFVAKV from the coding sequence ATGGAAAACGCAGAATTAGTATTCGTCCCGCTTGGCGGGGTTGGCGAGATCGGAATGAATCTCGCGCTTTACGGCTATGGACCTGAAGATGACCGCGAGTGGATCATGGTCGATTGCGGGGTTACCTTTCCCGGGCCGAACCTGCCGGGCGTCGACCTCATCCTGCCGGACATCACCTTTGCCCAGGAACTGGGCGATGCGCTGAAGGCCATTGTCATCACCCACGCCCATGAGGACCATTACGGTGCCCTGATTGCGCTGTGGCCGCTACTGCGGAAACGGATCTGGGCAACGCCGTTTACCGCCGGAATGCTGGAAGCCAAGCTGCAATCGGACAGGATCGATGAGGATATTCCCGTCGAGGTCTACCGGGCGGGCGACCGCTTTACCGCTGGTCCCTTTGAAATCGAGGCTGTTCACGTCACCCACTCCATTCCCGAACCGGTTTCGCTGGCCATGAAATGCCCGCTCGGCAAGGTGATCCACACCGGCGACTGGAAAATCGACCCCGATCCGACCCTTGGCGCCGACACGGATGCGGCAAGCTTTCAGCGCCTCGGCAAGGAAGGTGTGCTCGCCATTATATGCGATTCGACCAATGCGATGCGCGAGGGCATGTCGCCGACGGAGACCGAGGTTTCAGCCTCGATTGCAAAGGTTATCGAGAAGGCAAGGGGCAGGGTGGCCGTTACCACCTTTTCCTCCAATGTGGGCCGGATACGCTCGATTGCCCAGGCTGCCGAAAGCGTGGGCCGGCGGGTGATGTTGATGGGCCGCTCCATCAAGCGGGTCAGCGAGGTGGCCGACGATCTGGGTTATCTCGACGGCTTGCAACCGTTCCTCGACGAGGATGAGTTTTCCATGGTCGACCGCAACAAGCTGGTCATCATCTGTACGGGCAGCCAGGGCGAGGAGCGGGCCGCCATGGGCAAGCTGGCGCGCGATGACCATCCCCGCGTACATCTTTCCGCCGGCGATACGGTGATCTATTCCTCCCGTGTCATTCCCGGAAATCTGAAATCCATTCTGGACGTCCAGAACATGCTGGCCGACCGGGGCATCGAGATCATCAATGACGGCGATGAACTGGTTCATGTTTCCGGCCATCCGCGCCGCAATGAGCTCAAGCAGATGTATGACTGGGTAAAGCCGCAGATTGCCGTGCCGGTGCATGGAGAGGCTTTGCACCTGAATGCCCATGCCAATCTGGCTGCCGAGGTTGGCGTTCCGGAAGTAGCGCCGGTGCGAAACGGCGACATGCTGCGCCTTGCACCAGGACCGGCAGAGATAACCGGGCAGGTTACCTTTGGCCGCATCTACAAGGATGGCAATCTGATCGGCGGCGAAGAGGAAATCGGTGTCCAGGAACGCCGCAAGCTCGGCTATGCGGGTCTGGTTGCCTGTTCGGTGGTGATCGATCGCAATGGGCGCCTTGCCGATGAAATCGACATTTCGGTATACGGGCTTCCCGATGTCACGGCAGCAGGCGATCCTTTTGAGGATGTATTGTATGACGCTGCAAACGGGGCGGCGGAGAGCATTCCGCCAAAACGGCGCAAGGACCCCCGTGTTGTGGAGGAGGCCGTCTACAAGGCAATCCGCGCCACGGCGCGCTATCATTGGGGCAAGAAGCCGGTTGTCACCGTATTCGTGGCGAAGGTCTAG
- the nuoN gene encoding NADH-quinone oxidoreductase subunit NuoN, producing MLTALDLPSLFVIGPELWLGVGAMVLLMIGVFGGRNATTLVTGLAVALIVVAAVSLWRAPSGVVAMHGAFILDPFAKFMKLLALTGSAVTIAMSVNFMRREKFDRFEYPILVVLATTGMLLMISANSMLTLYLGLELQSLALYVCAALNRESTKASEAGLKYFVLGALSSGMLLYGITLVYGYTGQTTFAGIAEAISGADRSLGLIFGLVFILAGIAFKISAVPFHMWTPDVYEGAPTPITAFFAAAPKVAAMALMIRVTMQAFEPVAHDWQQIISFVAIASMVLGAFAAIGQTNIKRLMAYSSIGHMGYALVGLAAGTQAGINGVILYMLIYMVMTLGTFAIIIGMRRKEGMVEEITDLTGLATRHPVLATVLTVLLFSLAGIPPLAGFFAKYFVFVAAIEANLIALAVIGVLASVVGAYYYIRIIKVMWFDEAEGAIAEKFVPLASELKLVLAVSFVFVALFYVFAGPVFDATTAAAASFF from the coding sequence ATGTTGACTGCACTGGATCTGCCAAGTCTTTTTGTGATCGGCCCGGAATTGTGGCTCGGTGTCGGCGCCATGGTTCTGCTGATGATCGGCGTGTTTGGCGGGCGGAACGCGACCACGCTCGTCACCGGCCTTGCCGTGGCGCTGATCGTGGTGGCGGCCGTTTCGCTGTGGCGCGCGCCGTCGGGCGTGGTTGCGATGCACGGCGCCTTCATTCTTGATCCCTTCGCAAAATTCATGAAGCTATTGGCGCTTACCGGGTCTGCGGTAACGATTGCCATGTCGGTCAATTTCATGCGGCGGGAAAAATTCGACCGGTTCGAATATCCCATCCTCGTTGTATTGGCGACGACGGGCATGCTGCTGATGATCTCCGCCAACTCCATGCTGACGCTGTATCTCGGCCTCGAACTGCAGTCGCTGGCGCTGTATGTGTGTGCGGCGCTGAACCGCGAATCGACCAAGGCATCGGAAGCAGGGCTGAAATATTTCGTCCTCGGCGCGCTGTCGTCCGGCATGCTGCTCTACGGCATCACGCTGGTCTACGGCTATACGGGCCAGACGACGTTTGCAGGCATCGCCGAAGCGATTTCGGGCGCTGACCGTTCTCTCGGCCTGATTTTCGGCCTGGTGTTCATCCTGGCCGGCATCGCCTTCAAGATTTCCGCCGTTCCCTTCCACATGTGGACACCGGATGTCTATGAGGGCGCGCCGACACCGATCACCGCCTTTTTTGCCGCCGCCCCTAAAGTGGCTGCCATGGCGCTGATGATCCGCGTTACCATGCAGGCATTCGAACCCGTCGCCCATGACTGGCAGCAGATCATCTCCTTCGTCGCCATTGCCTCCATGGTGCTGGGTGCCTTTGCGGCAATCGGCCAGACCAACATCAAGCGGCTGATGGCCTATTCGTCCATCGGGCACATGGGCTATGCGCTGGTGGGGCTGGCAGCGGGCACCCAGGCCGGGATCAACGGCGTCATATTGTACATGCTCATCTACATGGTGATGACGCTGGGCACGTTCGCCATCATCATCGGCATGCGCCGCAAGGAAGGCATGGTGGAGGAAATCACCGACCTTACGGGACTTGCCACGCGTCACCCGGTTTTGGCCACAGTGCTGACGGTATTGCTGTTTTCGCTGGCCGGCATTCCACCGCTGGCAGGCTTTTTTGCCAAGTATTTCGTTTTTGTCGCCGCGATCGAAGCCAATCTGATTGCCCTGGCGGTCATCGGCGTGCTGGCGAGCGTCGTTGGCGCCTATTACTACATCCGCATCATCAAGGTGATGTGGTTTGACGAGGCAGAAGGCGCAATAGCCGAGAAATTCGTGCCGCTGGCCAGTGAATTGAAACTGGTTCTGGCGGTCAGCTTTGTCTTCGTCGCGCTTTTCTACGTCTTTGCAGGGCCGGTCTTCGATGCGACCACGGCGGCTGCCGCCAGTTTCTTTTGA
- a CDS encoding NADH-quinone oxidoreductase subunit M, translating to MIDWKILSIVTFLPLVGALIIAIIPADSDIARRNIRNTAFFTTVFTFLISLLIWYGFDNSSADFQMVEKVEWIGGFMNYHMGVDGISILFVILTTFLMPFCILASWESVQHRVKEYMIAFLVLETFMIGVFCALDLVLFYIFFEAGLIPMYLIIGVWGGKRRVYASFKFFLYTLLGSVLMLLAMMAMYWNAGTSDIPALLSHSFPAGMQTWLWLAFFASFAVKMPMWPVHTWLPDAHVEAPTAGSVVLAAILLKMGGYGFLRFSLPMFPIASMELAPIIFTLSVVAIIYTSLVALMQEDIKKLIAYSSVAHMGYVTLGIFTANIYGIQGGIYQMLSHGLVSGALFLCVGVIYDRMHTREIAAYGGLVHRMPKYAVAFMVFTMANVGLPGTSGFVGEFLVLLGAFQFNTWLAFFAATGVILSAAYALWLYRRVIFGTLDKESLKQMLDLTPREKVILFPLIALVIFFGVYPMPVFNVTEASVQALIDNYQAAIEAAGQVAASAH from the coding sequence ATGATCGACTGGAAAATCCTCTCCATTGTAACTTTCCTGCCGCTGGTTGGCGCGCTGATCATTGCGATCATCCCCGCCGACAGCGACATCGCACGCCGCAATATCCGCAATACGGCGTTTTTCACCACCGTTTTCACCTTCCTGATTTCGCTGTTGATCTGGTACGGCTTCGACAATTCCTCGGCCGACTTCCAGATGGTGGAAAAGGTCGAGTGGATCGGCGGCTTCATGAACTACCACATGGGCGTTGACGGCATTTCCATACTGTTCGTCATCCTGACGACCTTCCTCATGCCGTTCTGCATCCTGGCAAGCTGGGAGAGCGTACAGCACCGGGTGAAGGAATACATGATAGCCTTCCTGGTGCTGGAAACCTTCATGATCGGCGTGTTCTGCGCGCTTGATCTGGTGCTGTTCTACATCTTCTTCGAGGCAGGACTGATCCCGATGTATCTGATCATCGGCGTGTGGGGCGGCAAGCGCCGTGTCTATGCGAGCTTCAAGTTCTTTCTGTATACGCTGCTCGGCTCGGTGCTGATGCTGCTGGCGATGATGGCGATGTACTGGAATGCCGGCACGTCCGATATTCCGGCGCTGCTTTCCCATTCCTTCCCGGCGGGCATGCAGACCTGGCTGTGGCTTGCCTTCTTTGCCTCCTTTGCCGTGAAAATGCCGATGTGGCCGGTGCATACCTGGCTGCCGGATGCGCATGTTGAGGCGCCGACCGCCGGGTCTGTCGTGCTGGCGGCCATCCTGCTGAAGATGGGTGGTTACGGCTTCCTGCGCTTTTCGCTACCAATGTTCCCCATCGCCAGCATGGAACTGGCGCCGATCATCTTCACCCTCTCGGTTGTTGCGATTATCTACACCTCGCTGGTTGCGCTGATGCAGGAAGACATCAAGAAGCTGATCGCCTATTCCTCTGTAGCCCATATGGGCTATGTGACGCTGGGGATTTTCACCGCCAATATCTACGGCATTCAGGGCGGCATCTATCAGATGCTGTCACACGGGCTGGTGTCCGGAGCGCTGTTCCTGTGTGTAGGCGTCATTTACGACCGCATGCACACGCGCGAAATCGCCGCCTATGGCGGACTGGTTCACCGCATGCCGAAATATGCCGTCGCCTTCATGGTCTTTACCATGGCGAATGTCGGCTTGCCGGGCACGTCCGGTTTCGTCGGCGAATTCCTGGTGCTGCTCGGCGCCTTCCAGTTCAATACGTGGCTGGCCTTCTTTGCGGCCACAGGTGTCATCCTGTCGGCAGCCTATGCCTTGTGGCTCTACCGGCGGGTGATCTTTGGCACGCTGGACAAGGAAAGCCTGAAACAAATGCTGGATCTCACACCGCGCGAGAAGGTCATTTTGTTCCCGCTGATCGCGCTGGTCATCTTCTTTGGTGTCTACCCCATGCCCGTCTTCAATGTGACGGAGGCATCGGTGCAGGCGCTGATCGACAACTATCAGGCTGCCATTGAGGCAGCTGGGCAGGTTGCCGCAAGTGCCCATTGA
- the proS gene encoding proline--tRNA ligase, producing the protein MRLSKFFLPLLKETPKEAEIVSHRLMLRAGMVRQQSAGIYSWLPLGKIVLDKVCAIIHEEQKRAGANEILMPTIQPADLWRESGRYDDYGKEMLRIQDRHERDMLFGPTNEEMVTEIFRSYVRSYKDLPLNLYHIQWKFRDEVRPRFGVMRSREFLMKDAYSFDMNQEGARAAYHRMFVSYLRTFERMGLKAIPMRADTGPIGGDLSHEFIILADTGESQVFCDKAYLEMQAPDEGIDYWDEAAMAKIVKDFTTPYAATDEMHDESAYEAIGEKDRLSARGIEVGHIFYFGTKYSDPMNAKVQGPDGQEHTVHMGSYGIGPTRLVAAIIEAFHDEDGIKWPEPVAPFHVGLINMKPGDGACDEICEKLYKAIGASGRDVLYDDTDNRAGAKFATFDLIGVPWQVIAGPRSAAEGKVEIKNRADGSRDTVSVEEAINRFGAA; encoded by the coding sequence ATGCGTCTTTCCAAGTTCTTTTTGCCGCTGTTGAAGGAAACTCCCAAGGAAGCAGAGATTGTTTCCCACCGCTTGATGTTGCGTGCCGGGATGGTACGCCAGCAATCAGCCGGCATTTATTCCTGGCTTCCGCTTGGCAAGATCGTGCTCGACAAGGTGTGCGCGATCATCCACGAGGAGCAAAAGCGCGCCGGGGCCAATGAAATCCTCATGCCGACCATCCAGCCTGCCGATTTGTGGCGCGAGAGCGGGCGCTACGACGATTACGGCAAGGAGATGCTGCGCATTCAGGACCGCCATGAGCGCGACATGCTGTTCGGGCCGACAAACGAGGAGATGGTGACGGAAATCTTCCGCTCCTATGTGCGCTCCTACAAGGATTTGCCGCTTAATCTGTATCACATCCAGTGGAAGTTCCGCGACGAGGTGCGCCCGCGTTTCGGCGTCATGCGCAGCAGGGAATTCCTGATGAAGGACGCCTATTCCTTCGACATGAACCAGGAGGGGGCGAGGGCGGCCTATCACCGCATGTTCGTTTCCTACCTTCGCACGTTCGAACGCATGGGACTGAAGGCCATTCCGATGCGTGCCGATACCGGACCGATCGGCGGCGATCTTTCGCACGAGTTCATCATTCTTGCCGATACCGGCGAAAGCCAGGTGTTCTGCGACAAGGCCTATCTTGAAATGCAGGCGCCCGATGAAGGCATCGACTATTGGGACGAGGCGGCAATGGCGAAAATCGTCAAGGATTTTACAACGCCCTATGCAGCCACCGACGAAATGCACGATGAAAGCGCCTATGAAGCGATTGGCGAAAAAGACCGGCTTTCGGCCCGCGGTATCGAAGTCGGCCACATCTTCTATTTCGGCACCAAGTATTCCGACCCCATGAATGCCAAGGTTCAGGGCCCCGATGGCCAGGAGCACACGGTCCACATGGGATCGTACGGCATCGGGCCGACCCGGCTGGTTGCAGCGATTATCGAGGCATTCCACGACGAGGACGGTATCAAGTGGCCCGAACCGGTGGCACCGTTTCACGTCGGCCTGATCAACATGAAACCGGGCGATGGCGCCTGTGATGAAATCTGCGAGAAGCTGTACAAGGCCATTGGCGCCAGCGGGCGTGACGTCCTCTACGATGATACGGACAACCGCGCCGGGGCGAAATTTGCCACCTTCGATCTGATCGGCGTGCCCTGGCAGGTGATCGCCGGGCCGCGCTCTGCCGCCGAAGGCAAGGTTGAAATCAAGAACCGTGCCGATGGCAGCCGCGATACGGTCAGTGTCGAGGAAGCCATCAACCGGTTTGGCGCCGCATGA
- a CDS encoding ABC transporter ATP-binding protein, whose product MEPVLRLEKVTRIYTEAHGKQIRVLEDASFSIKGGQIVSLVAPSGAGKSTLLHLAGLLERPGSGEVHIGGRATVKLPDEQRTALRRNDIGFIYQFHHLLPEFSALENLVIPQMLRGVDREAANGRGMELLSFMGLEARADHRPSELSGGEQQRVAIARAVANGPKLLLADEPTGNLDPETSERVFSVLDRLVRSTGLSALIATHNHDLARRMDRIVTLEDARVVDCEL is encoded by the coding sequence ATGGAACCTGTATTGCGGCTGGAAAAGGTCACGCGGATCTATACCGAAGCCCATGGCAAGCAGATCCGCGTGCTGGAGGATGCCTCCTTTTCCATTAAAGGCGGGCAGATCGTTTCCCTGGTGGCACCATCGGGCGCGGGAAAGTCGACCCTTCTGCATCTTGCCGGCCTGCTTGAGCGGCCGGGCTCCGGCGAAGTTCATATCGGCGGCAGGGCAACGGTGAAACTGCCCGACGAACAGCGCACGGCCCTGCGGCGCAATGACATCGGCTTCATCTATCAGTTCCATCACCTGCTGCCGGAGTTTTCGGCCCTGGAAAATCTGGTCATCCCGCAAATGCTGCGGGGCGTGGACCGGGAGGCAGCCAATGGCCGGGGAATGGAACTGCTTTCCTTCATGGGCCTTGAAGCGCGCGCCGATCACCGGCCATCGGAACTTTCCGGCGGCGAACAGCAGCGGGTGGCGATTGCAAGGGCGGTTGCCAACGGGCCGAAACTGCTGCTGGCGGACGAGCCGACCGGAAACCTCGATCCGGAGACGTCGGAGCGGGTTTTCTCGGTGCTCGACAGGCTGGTGCGCAGCACCGGACTTTCGGCACTGATCGCAACCCACAACCATGATCTTGCCCGCCGCATGGACCGGATCGTGACGCTGGAAGATGCCCGCGTGGTCGATTGCGAGCTGTAA